From a region of the Catharus ustulatus isolate bCatUst1 chromosome 11, bCatUst1.pri.v2, whole genome shotgun sequence genome:
- the CNEP1R1 gene encoding nuclear envelope phosphatase-regulatory subunit 1, with amino-acid sequence MNSLDQAEDLKAFERRLTEYIACLQPATGRWRMILIVVSVCTATGAWNWLIDPETQKVSFFTSLWNHPFFTISCITLIGLFFAGIHKRVVAPSIIAARCRTVLAEYNMSCDDTGKLILKPRPHVQ; translated from the exons atGAACTCCCTGGACCAGGCTGAGG ATCTCAAAGCTTTTGAAAGAAGACTTACTGAATACATTGCATGTTTGCAACCAGCTACAGGACGTTGGAGAA TGATTTTGATAGTGGTGTCAGTCTGCACAGCAACTGGGGCTTGGAACTGGTTAATAGACCCAGAGACACAAAAG GTGTCATTTTTCACGTCACTTTGGAATCACCCATTTTTCACAATTAGCTGTATTACCCTAATAGGCTTGTTCTTTGCTGGAATACATAAAAGAGTGGTGGCACCATCAAT TATAGCAGCCCGATGTCGAACTGTCTTGGCAGAATATAATATGTCCTGTGATGAT actggaaaattaattttgaaaccTAGGCCTCATGTTCAATAA